From the Lolium rigidum isolate FL_2022 chromosome 2, APGP_CSIRO_Lrig_0.1, whole genome shotgun sequence genome, one window contains:
- the LOC124687066 gene encoding pollen receptor-like kinase 5 gives MSPFVKIAIALIIVGVLLAAAGIATGVLGRRRRRKRRAKRTDGSVTLPNGEQTPSNPVLETAPCVAMSQAAPVAASAKRGGRRDEHGRLVFISESRVRFEIEDLLRASAEVLGSGNFGSSYKATLLEGSSVVVKRFKDMNGVGREDFSEHMRRLGRLDHPNLIPLVAYLYKKEEKLLITDYMCNGSLANLLHGGRGKALDWGKRLGIIKGTARGLAHLYDELPMLTVPHGHLKSSNVLLDADFRPALSDYALVPVLTATHAKQVMMAYKAPECVEAHGKPSKKSDVWSLGILILEVLTGKFPANYLRQGSKGTTDLAGWVNSVVTEERTGEVFDKDMAVAGEDADSEMLKLLQVGLACCEADVDKRLDLKAAVTGIEEVREPEPASTSQGESKS, from the exons ATGTCCCCGTTCGTGAAGATCGCCATCGCGCTCATCATCGTCGGCGTGCTGCTCGCCGCCGCGGGCATCGCCACGGGCGTCCTCGGCCGCCGGCGACGGAGGAAGCGACGCGCGAAGCGGACCGACGGATCCGTGACCCTCCCCAACGGCGAGCAGACGCCGTCCAACCCGGTTCTGGAGACAGCGCCGTGCGTCGCCATGAGCCAGGCCGCCCCCGTCGCCGCGTCGGCGAAGCGCGGAGGGCGGCGCGACGAGCACGGGCGGCTGGTGTTCATCAGTGAGAGCCGCGTGAGGTTCGAGATCGAGGACCTGCTGCGCGCGTCCGCCGAGGTGCTCGGCAGTGGCAACTTCGGGTCCTCGTACAAGGCGACGCTGTTAGAGGGCTCGTCGGTGGTGGTCAAGCGGTTCAAGGACATGAACGGCGTCGGGCGCGAGGACTTCTCGGAACACATGCGTCGCCTCGGCCGCCTCGACCACCCCAACCTCATCCCGCTCGTCGCCTACCTCTACAAGAAGGAGGAGAAGCTCCTCATCACGGACTACATGTGCAACGGCAGCCTCGCCAATCTCCTCCATG GGGGTCGAGGAAAGGCGTTGGACTGGGGGAAGAGGCTGGGGATCATCAAGGGTACGGCAAGGGGGCTGGCGCACTTGTACGACGAGCTGCCGATGCTGACGGTGCCGCACGGGCACCTCAAGTCGTCCAACGTGCTCCTCGACGCCGACTTCCGGCCGGCGTTGTCGGACTACGCGCTGGTACCGGTGCTGACGGCGACGCACGCGAAGCAGGTGATGATGGCGTACAAGGCGCCCGAGTGCGTGGAGGCGCACGGGAAGCCGTCCAAGAAGAGCGATGTGTGGAGCCTCGGGATCCTCATCCTCGAGGTGCTCACGGGGAAGTTCCCGGCGAACTACCTCCGGCAGGGGAGCAAGGGCACCACCGACCTCGCCGGGTGGGTGAACTCCGTCGTCACGGAGGAGCGCACGGGGGAGGTGTTCGACAAGGACATGGCGGTGGCGGGCGAGGATGCCGATAGCGAGATGCTCAAGCTGCTCCAGGTCGGGCTCGCGTGCTGCGAGGCCGACGTCGACAAGAGATTGGACCTCAAGGCCGCCGTCACCGGAATCGAGGAGGTCAGGGAGCCGGAGCCTGCATCGACGAGCCAAGGCGAATCGAAATCATAA